The following proteins are encoded in a genomic region of Triticum dicoccoides isolate Atlit2015 ecotype Zavitan chromosome 1B, WEW_v2.0, whole genome shotgun sequence:
- the LOC119329160 gene encoding uncharacterized protein LOC119329160, translated as MVFAARWWRRRHHAGGPDRPGGCHGEPVQQALGREGEQERQAAGAAALAMPPEPPENAGGAAPSLGQFLEMEPCLTSLYPRCNRRMNKICMKEDSRTKLEENYGEKNNLLCHCIRELRPWLRYRSRRSTNGMRLGDVYEGGKRCDVKVSYYDQGNNMYLCGFFLLLISHCCI; from the exons ATGGTCTTTGCCGcacgctggtggcggcggcggcatcacGCTGGCGGCCCTGATCGGCCTGGTGGATGCCATGGAGAGCCGGTGCAGCAGGCGCTGGGGCGAGAGGGCGAGCAGGAGCGGCAAGCTGcgggcgctgctgctctcgctatgCCTCCGGAGCCACCTGAGAACGCCGGCGGCGCGGCGCCGTCGCTCGGCCAGTTCCTCGAGATGGAACCGTGCCTGACGAGCCTGTATCCACGATGCAACCGACGGATGAACAAGATTTGCAT GAAAGAAGATAGTAGGACAAAGCTAGAGGAGAACTATGGTGAAAAGAATAATTTGCTTTGTCACT GTATAAGGGAGTTACGTCCATGGTTAAGGTACAGATCAAGGAGGTCGACAAATGGGATGAGGTTGGGTGATGTGTACGAGGGAGGAAAAAGGT GTGATGTGAAGGTTAGCTACTATGATCAAGGAAATAACATGTATCTGTGTGGTTTCTTCCTGTTGTTGATCAGCCATTGCTGCATTTAA